A genomic segment from Actinoplanes sichuanensis encodes:
- a CDS encoding acyl-CoA dehydrogenase family protein yields the protein MLAGDLYAFQDLLSDEEAATVHRVREFLSAEVSPIANEYWARAEFPSHLIKQFAGLGLAGVERSSLLDGWLALEMGRADASMATFYGVHAGLAMGSIQECGSPEQRERWLSPMASFDRIGAFALTEPTGGSDVAAGLRTTARREGDTWVLNGRKRWIGNATFADLIVVWARDEADDQVKGFVVEKDAPGFTATKIEHKIALRIVQNADIELAGVRVPESDRLQLAGSFKDTARVLRATRAGVAWQAVGLMIAAYEIALRYAGERKQFGRPIAKFQLVQDLLVRMAGNATASLGMCVRLAQLQDAGVYKDEHSALAKAYCTTRMREVVGWARELLAGNGIVLDYDIGRFVADAEALYSYEGTREINSLIVGRAITGHGAFV from the coding sequence ATGCTCGCCGGAGATCTTTACGCCTTTCAGGACCTCCTATCGGATGAGGAGGCCGCGACCGTCCACCGGGTGCGCGAGTTCCTCTCGGCCGAGGTCTCGCCGATCGCCAACGAATATTGGGCGCGGGCCGAGTTCCCGTCGCACCTGATCAAGCAGTTCGCCGGGCTCGGCCTGGCCGGGGTGGAGCGGTCGTCGCTGCTGGACGGCTGGCTCGCCCTGGAGATGGGTCGCGCCGACGCCTCGATGGCCACCTTCTACGGGGTGCACGCCGGCCTCGCGATGGGCAGCATCCAGGAGTGCGGCTCCCCGGAGCAGAGGGAGCGCTGGCTGTCGCCGATGGCGTCGTTCGACCGGATCGGGGCGTTCGCGCTGACCGAGCCGACCGGCGGCTCGGACGTGGCGGCCGGTCTGCGGACCACCGCCCGGCGGGAGGGCGACACGTGGGTGCTCAACGGGAGGAAACGCTGGATCGGCAACGCCACCTTCGCCGACCTGATCGTGGTGTGGGCCCGTGACGAGGCTGACGACCAGGTCAAGGGGTTCGTGGTGGAGAAGGATGCGCCCGGGTTCACCGCCACCAAGATCGAGCACAAGATCGCGCTGCGGATCGTGCAGAACGCCGACATCGAGCTGGCCGGGGTCCGGGTGCCGGAGTCCGACCGGCTCCAGCTCGCCGGCTCGTTCAAGGACACCGCGCGGGTGCTGCGGGCGACCCGGGCCGGCGTGGCCTGGCAGGCGGTCGGCCTGATGATCGCCGCCTACGAGATCGCGCTGCGCTACGCCGGTGAGCGCAAGCAGTTCGGCCGTCCGATCGCCAAGTTCCAGCTGGTCCAGGACCTTCTGGTGCGGATGGCCGGCAACGCGACGGCCTCACTCGGGATGTGCGTGCGGTTGGCCCAGCTCCAGGACGCGGGCGTCTACAAGGACGAGCACTCGGCACTGGCGAAGGCCTACTGCACCACCCGGATGCGCGAGGTGGTCGGTTGGGCCCGCGAGCTGCTGGCCGGCAACGGCATCGTCCTCGACTACGACATCGGCCGTTTCGTGGCCGACGCCGAGGCTCTCTACTCGTACGAGGGCACCCGCGAGATCAACTCCCTGATCGTGGGCCGGGCCATCACCGGCCACGGAGCCTTCGTATGA
- a CDS encoding sensor domain-containing diguanylate cyclase, with translation MSVGSEMHTAGPGLEGVGEETTPDRQGLILAELVAFMTKDTPSVQHVLDLTAPHLTEIAGLTAATVFELDSETGMMTVSARVGEPGRRDHLVAGKVFRAPAGGKPVVNGEQMAIRLRIGGQTVGVLLLTGTALDELQLDTISTMALHFATTLQGLAAEKQRQFVAHSSATIRELFEQGMSAGNVETAAELLARSCATAFRTEHAAMHLIDGEGRIRYVHGVGFSDDIHRALTDNLLGKTAADSPVWRNTSEKGEPMLVSDVSTAKVRVGGMAQTIGLQSFIAMPLMSAQGPVGMVMCGDSSGTREWSAQDRIFAQQLGVEGTLIMDSARMRQAAEVHMNELTKQAFHDSLTGLPNRKMLLDRATTAVDIAAATGTRMALLLLDLNGFKQVNDTVGHHAGDVLLQLVAKRLQGVVRRPDLVARLGGDEFSVLLTGDPDEQAAIAVGDRICERLREPFDIEGAPVRIGASIGVSLFPDHGTDFAVLMREADAYMYQAKRGGGGVRLAGS, from the coding sequence ATGAGCGTGGGCAGCGAGATGCACACAGCCGGTCCCGGGTTGGAAGGGGTCGGCGAGGAGACGACGCCGGACCGGCAGGGGCTGATTTTGGCCGAGCTGGTGGCGTTCATGACGAAGGACACCCCGTCGGTGCAGCATGTGCTGGACCTGACGGCACCGCACCTGACGGAGATCGCCGGGCTGACCGCGGCCACCGTCTTCGAGCTCGACTCGGAGACCGGCATGATGACCGTCAGCGCGCGGGTCGGTGAGCCGGGCCGTCGTGACCACCTGGTCGCCGGCAAGGTGTTCCGGGCGCCGGCCGGCGGCAAGCCGGTCGTCAACGGCGAGCAGATGGCGATCCGCCTGCGCATCGGCGGGCAGACCGTCGGTGTGCTCCTGCTGACCGGCACCGCCCTGGACGAGCTCCAGCTCGACACCATCTCGACGATGGCCCTGCACTTCGCGACCACCCTGCAGGGGCTGGCCGCCGAGAAGCAGCGACAGTTCGTCGCGCACAGCAGCGCCACCATCCGGGAACTGTTCGAGCAGGGCATGTCGGCCGGCAACGTGGAGACCGCGGCCGAGCTGCTGGCCCGGTCGTGTGCCACCGCGTTCCGCACCGAGCATGCCGCGATGCACCTGATCGACGGCGAGGGACGGATCCGGTACGTGCACGGGGTCGGCTTCTCCGACGACATTCACCGGGCACTGACCGACAATCTGCTCGGCAAGACCGCAGCGGACTCCCCGGTCTGGCGCAACACCTCCGAAAAAGGTGAGCCGATGCTGGTCAGCGACGTCAGCACGGCCAAGGTACGGGTCGGCGGGATGGCGCAGACCATCGGATTGCAGTCGTTCATCGCGATGCCGCTGATGTCCGCGCAGGGTCCGGTCGGCATGGTGATGTGCGGTGACTCCAGCGGCACCCGGGAATGGAGTGCCCAGGACCGGATCTTCGCCCAACAACTCGGCGTCGAAGGCACCCTGATCATGGACAGTGCCCGGATGCGGCAGGCCGCCGAGGTGCACATGAACGAACTCACCAAGCAGGCGTTCCACGACTCTCTCACCGGGTTGCCCAACCGCAAGATGCTCCTCGACCGGGCCACCACGGCGGTCGACATCGCCGCCGCCACCGGCACCCGGATGGCACTGCTGCTGCTCGACCTCAACGGGTTCAAGCAGGTCAACGACACCGTCGGCCACCACGCCGGCGACGTGCTCCTGCAACTGGTGGCCAAGCGGCTGCAGGGTGTCGTCCGGCGGCCCGACCTGGTCGCACGTCTCGGCGGCGACGAGTTCTCGGTGCTGCTCACCGGCGACCCGGACGAGCAGGCGGCGATCGCCGTCGGTGACCGGATCTGCGAACGGCTCCGCGAACCGTTCGACATCGAGGGCGCACCGGTACGGATCGGCGCCAGCATCGGGGTGTCGCTCTTCCCCGATCACGGCACCGACTTCGCCGTCCTGATGCGGGAGGCGGACGCGTACATGTACCAGGCGAAACGCGGCGGCGGCGGAGTCCGCCTGGCGGGAAGCTGA
- a CDS encoding HAD family hydrolase yields the protein MVIKALIFDFDGLLMDTETTLLDSWRAEWTRHGLRLDESTFFADHGGDTTDDQYALLAAAAGPGFDRAASHARRTAYRNERHRSLGLTAGMADWLREAEGLGLRLAVASSSRREWVAGHLARTGDLARFEVLACGDEVAGHKPDPAVYRLALDRLGLPPEAAVAFEDTPHGVSAAVAAGLRCVAIPNLYAHNARFGQATKLLQSAADCTLATLLADLEAAT from the coding sequence ATGGTGATCAAGGCGCTGATCTTCGACTTCGACGGTCTCCTGATGGACACCGAGACCACCCTCCTGGACAGCTGGCGCGCCGAATGGACCCGGCACGGCCTCCGATTGGACGAGTCGACGTTCTTCGCCGATCATGGCGGCGACACCACCGACGACCAGTATGCGCTGCTCGCGGCTGCGGCCGGGCCGGGCTTCGACAGAGCCGCCAGCCACGCCCGGCGTACCGCGTACCGCAATGAAAGACATCGCAGCCTGGGCCTGACCGCCGGGATGGCCGACTGGTTGCGGGAGGCCGAAGGCCTCGGGTTGCGGCTCGCGGTGGCGAGCAGTTCGCGGCGCGAATGGGTGGCCGGCCACCTCGCGCGCACCGGTGACCTGGCCCGTTTCGAGGTTCTGGCCTGCGGCGACGAGGTTGCGGGGCACAAACCGGACCCGGCGGTCTATCGGCTGGCGCTGGACCGTCTCGGCCTGCCGCCGGAGGCGGCGGTGGCCTTCGAGGACACCCCGCATGGCGTTTCGGCCGCGGTGGCTGCCGGCTTGCGGTGCGTCGCAATTCCTAATTTGTACGCCCACAACGCCCGTTTCGGGCAGGCCACCAAGCTACTCCAGTCCGCAGCCGACTGCACCCTGGCCACCCTCCTGGCCGACCTCGAAGCCGCCACCTGA
- a CDS encoding RNA polymerase sigma factor codes for MTIQPDTPWPDGDFTAVFDRHARAVYNHAFRLTGSWSLAEDVTSATFLTAWRRRGEVRLVDGSPLPWLLVTAGHHARTEQRTLTRWRHRLFRSPADDTVADPADDVAGRLDDETRMREVLAAVRRLPRAEREAVALCLWSGLSYPEAAAALGVTESSVRSRVSRARSRLSRQFTTPGSAGPATETTGAPAGQATAGGHPPAAQTTTGGHTPTSRTTTQSRTPAAQTTTAGRTPTAPVSAGGRTPTARVKSSGRTPAVEAAASGRTPSEEPK; via the coding sequence GTGACGATCCAGCCCGACACCCCCTGGCCGGACGGCGATTTCACCGCCGTCTTCGACCGCCACGCCCGCGCCGTCTACAACCACGCCTTCCGGTTGACCGGCTCGTGGTCGCTCGCCGAGGACGTGACATCGGCGACGTTCCTGACCGCCTGGCGGCGGCGCGGCGAGGTGCGCCTCGTCGACGGCTCGCCCCTGCCGTGGCTGCTCGTCACGGCCGGCCATCACGCCCGCACCGAACAGCGGACCCTCACCCGCTGGCGCCACCGCCTGTTCCGCTCCCCCGCCGACGACACGGTCGCCGACCCGGCCGACGACGTGGCCGGCCGCCTCGACGACGAGACCCGGATGCGGGAGGTGCTCGCGGCCGTCCGCCGCCTGCCCCGCGCCGAACGTGAGGCGGTCGCGCTGTGCCTGTGGTCCGGCCTCTCCTACCCGGAGGCGGCGGCGGCCCTGGGCGTCACCGAGTCGTCGGTCCGGAGCCGGGTGAGCCGGGCCCGGTCCCGGTTGTCCCGGCAGTTCACCACTCCCGGCTCGGCCGGCCCGGCCACCGAAACCACCGGCGCTCCTGCCGGCCAGGCCACTGCCGGCGGCCATCCCCCGGCCGCCCAGACCACCACCGGCGGCCATACCCCTACCAGCCGGACCACCACCCAGAGCCGCACCCCGGCCGCCCAGACCACCACCGCCGGCCGTACCCCTACCGCTCCGGTCAGCGCCGGCGGCCGTACCCCCACCGCTCGGGTCAAGTCCAGCGGCCGTACCCCTGCTGTCGAGGCGGCCGCCTCTGGCCGTACCCCCTCTGAGGAGCCGAAATGA
- a CDS encoding glycoside hydrolase family 6 protein — protein MRPIPTRARALAAAAAVGVVAAGGAITVATSASAAAGCSVAYSANSWSTGFTGNVTVTNLGDAISGGWRLTWSWAGNQQITQGWSATITQSGTAVTATNPSWASSLATNGTANFGFNANYSGTNAAPTSFSLNGVVCNGGTTSPSPSNSSSPSTSTSPSTSTSPSPSTSVTPGVKVDNPYAGAKGYVNPEWKAKAESVSGGSRVSNNPTAVWIDRIAAINGSTDSSSNGAMGVRAHLDAALAQGAGYIQFVIYNLPGRDCAALASNGELGPNDLPRYKTEYIDPIAAIQADAKYKNLRIINVVEIDSLPNLVTNVGSAAGATAACDTMKANGGYVQGIGYALNKLGAIGNVYNYVDAAHHGWIGWDSNFGPTADIMLQAAQASGNVKNVHGFITNTANYSALKETFFTVGSSVNGTSVRQSKWVDWNQYVDELSFAQAFRSKLVSVGFDSGIGMLIDTSRNGWGGSARPTAASTSTNVDTFVNESRIDRRIHAGNWCNQAGAGLGERPTAAPAAGIDAYVWVKPPGESDGSSKLIPNNEGKGFDQMCDPTYTGNARNGNSMSGALADAPISGAWFPAQFAQLMANAYPAL, from the coding sequence ATGAGACCCATCCCCACCCGCGCACGGGCCCTGGCGGCAGCCGCCGCCGTGGGCGTCGTCGCCGCAGGCGGCGCCATCACCGTCGCGACCAGTGCCAGTGCCGCTGCCGGGTGCAGCGTCGCCTACTCGGCCAACTCGTGGAGCACCGGCTTCACCGGCAACGTCACCGTCACCAACCTCGGTGACGCCATCTCCGGTGGCTGGCGACTCACCTGGAGCTGGGCCGGCAACCAGCAGATCACCCAGGGCTGGAGCGCCACCATCACCCAGTCCGGGACGGCCGTCACGGCCACCAACCCGAGCTGGGCCTCGTCGCTGGCCACCAACGGCACGGCGAACTTCGGGTTCAACGCCAACTACTCGGGCACGAACGCCGCTCCGACGTCGTTCTCGCTCAACGGCGTCGTCTGCAACGGTGGCACCACCTCGCCGTCGCCCTCGAACTCGTCGTCCCCGTCCACCTCCACCTCGCCGTCCACGTCGACGTCTCCCTCACCGTCGACCTCGGTGACGCCCGGTGTGAAGGTCGACAACCCGTACGCCGGGGCCAAGGGTTATGTGAACCCGGAGTGGAAGGCCAAGGCCGAGTCGGTGTCCGGCGGCAGCCGGGTCTCCAACAACCCGACCGCGGTCTGGATCGACCGGATCGCCGCCATCAACGGCTCCACCGACAGCAGCTCGAACGGCGCGATGGGCGTGCGTGCCCACCTCGACGCGGCGCTGGCCCAGGGCGCGGGCTACATCCAGTTCGTCATCTACAACCTGCCCGGCCGGGACTGTGCGGCGCTCGCCTCCAACGGTGAGCTCGGCCCGAACGACCTGCCGCGCTACAAGACCGAGTACATCGACCCGATCGCGGCGATCCAGGCGGACGCGAAGTACAAGAACCTGCGGATCATCAACGTCGTCGAGATCGACTCGCTGCCGAACCTGGTCACCAACGTCGGTAGCGCCGCCGGTGCCACCGCGGCCTGCGACACGATGAAGGCCAACGGCGGGTACGTGCAGGGCATCGGTTACGCCCTGAACAAGCTCGGCGCGATCGGCAACGTCTACAACTACGTGGACGCCGCCCACCACGGCTGGATCGGCTGGGACTCCAACTTCGGCCCGACCGCCGACATCATGCTGCAGGCGGCCCAGGCCTCCGGCAACGTGAAGAACGTGCACGGCTTCATCACCAACACCGCCAACTACTCGGCGCTGAAGGAGACCTTCTTCACGGTCGGCTCCTCGGTCAACGGCACCTCGGTGCGCCAGTCGAAGTGGGTGGACTGGAACCAGTACGTCGACGAGCTCTCGTTCGCCCAGGCCTTCCGGTCCAAGCTGGTCTCGGTCGGCTTCGACTCGGGCATCGGCATGCTGATCGACACCTCGCGTAACGGCTGGGGCGGCTCGGCCCGGCCCACCGCCGCGAGCACCAGCACCAACGTCGACACCTTCGTCAACGAGTCGCGCATCGACCGCCGGATCCACGCCGGCAACTGGTGCAACCAGGCCGGCGCCGGCCTGGGTGAGCGTCCCACCGCGGCCCCGGCCGCCGGTATCGACGCCTACGTCTGGGTGAAGCCGCCGGGTGAGTCGGACGGCTCCAGCAAGCTCATCCCGAACAACGAGGGCAAGGGCTTCGACCAGATGTGCGACCCGACCTACACCGGTAACGCCCGTAACGGCAACAGCATGTCCGGCGCGCTGGCCGACGCCCCGATCTCGGGCGCCTGGTTCCCCGCGCAGTTCGCCCAGCTCATGGCGAACGCCTACCCCGCTCTCTGA
- a CDS encoding DUF3455 domain-containing protein: MAQRPSAVRTLAHRPTRAAAAFGALAVVSVAVPAGVSFAGTDRTPATSPAPVAHEAGYGVDPRVPAELAPPAGHVLHAVLKARGVQIYECRSGAWTLLEPAASLTGVTMRPVKKVSALHFRGPSWQSDQDGSLLEGDPDGVVRVPAESPNSIQQLRIKAKTNRGIGTFGKVTYVQRIDTVGGLAPAGACTNGTAAVPYRAVYRFFVAA, translated from the coding sequence GTGGCTCAGCGCCCGTCTGCCGTACGCACCCTCGCCCACCGCCCCACCCGGGCCGCCGCCGCGTTCGGCGCCCTCGCCGTCGTGTCGGTCGCCGTGCCGGCCGGGGTGTCCTTCGCCGGGACCGACCGGACCCCGGCCACGTCGCCGGCGCCCGTCGCGCACGAGGCCGGCTACGGCGTCGACCCTCGGGTACCGGCGGAACTGGCCCCGCCCGCCGGGCACGTGCTGCACGCCGTGCTCAAGGCCCGGGGCGTGCAGATCTACGAGTGCCGGTCCGGTGCCTGGACACTGCTCGAACCGGCCGCCTCGCTGACCGGCGTCACCATGCGGCCGGTCAAGAAGGTGAGCGCCCTGCACTTCCGCGGCCCGAGCTGGCAGTCGGACCAGGACGGCTCGCTGCTGGAGGGCGACCCGGACGGCGTGGTGCGGGTGCCCGCGGAGAGCCCGAACAGCATCCAGCAACTGCGGATCAAGGCCAAGACCAACCGCGGCATCGGTACGTTCGGGAAGGTCACCTACGTGCAGCGGATCGACACGGTCGGCGGGCTGGCTCCGGCCGGCGCGTGCACGAACGGGACGGCTGCGGTGCCGTACCGGGCGGTCTACCGGTTCTTCGTGGCGGCCTGA